The Nitrospiraceae bacterium genome has a window encoding:
- a CDS encoding TetR/AcrR family transcriptional regulator, with protein sequence MARPKEFNPAEALDKAMHVFWRKGYEATSMEDLLTAMDINRGSLYATFGNKRELFLKAMDLYCTKGSVGARISLLSQPGPALPLVRKFVEGMMEFALSDPQRRGCLIANTAMELAPHQADIGKRVAGRLTHLEDAFYKLLLRAKQEGDLDKDKDPRILARVLVTMMQGTIVMIKAGAPADAVRQTAKAALSILD encoded by the coding sequence GCCCCAAAGAGTTCAATCCCGCTGAAGCGCTCGACAAGGCCATGCATGTCTTCTGGCGCAAGGGCTATGAAGCGACTTCCATGGAAGACCTCCTCACCGCGATGGATATCAATCGCGGTTCGCTCTACGCCACCTTCGGCAACAAACGCGAATTGTTCCTCAAGGCCATGGACCTCTACTGCACGAAAGGTAGCGTAGGGGCCAGAATTTCTCTCCTCAGCCAGCCGGGCCCTGCCCTCCCTCTCGTACGCAAGTTCGTCGAAGGCATGATGGAATTTGCCTTGTCGGATCCCCAACGTCGCGGCTGCCTCATCGCGAACACCGCCATGGAGCTGGCACCGCACCAAGCCGACATCGGGAAGAGAGTGGCCGGGAGGCTGACCCATTTGGAAGACGCGTTCTACAAATTGCTCCTGCGCGCTAAGCAGGAGGGAGACCTCGATAAGGACAAAGACCCCCGTATACTGGCGCGCGTGCTCGTCACGATGATGCAAGGCACAATTGTGATGATCAAGGCCGGCGCCCCGGCGGACGCAGTTCGGCAGACCGCCAAGGCCGCCTTGTCGATATTGGACTGA
- a CDS encoding SCP2 sterol-binding domain-containing protein has product MKLNDHPTVKHFREVQASAVADLPQTVLDADELRQLCLEAGADDVGFVEIDRPELAADRGDILTLLPSATSLISFVCRMNREPIRSPARSVANVEFHRTGDHTNDVARRIVAVLERRGIRAMNPAMGFPMEMDRFPGKIWVVSHKPVAVAAGLGQMGLHRNVIHPKFGNFILLGTIVLDRAINRYDRPLAYNPCLECKLCVTACPTGAIGADGRFDFSACYTHNYREFMGGFTDWVDQIASSRSARDYRARVSDTESASMWQSLSYGANYKAAYCLAVCPAGDDVIAPFLLDRKGFTAAVVQPLTEKVETIYVVPGSDAEAYVPAHFPRKRTKTVGNGLRPGTIADFLRSLPLVFQRGQAKHLSAIYHFTFTGEEPCQATVRIIDQRIEVQAGHVGAGDLHIRADSRTWLEFIRKERGLLWALVRRAIRLSGSPRLLMAFGRCVPS; this is encoded by the coding sequence ATGAAATTGAACGACCATCCAACCGTGAAACACTTTCGTGAGGTCCAGGCCTCCGCGGTCGCGGACCTTCCTCAAACCGTTTTGGACGCGGACGAACTCCGACAGCTCTGCCTCGAAGCGGGCGCCGATGACGTCGGCTTCGTTGAGATCGATCGGCCGGAGCTGGCCGCGGACCGAGGAGACATCCTCACCCTCCTCCCCTCCGCCACGTCGCTCATCAGTTTTGTGTGCCGCATGAACCGGGAACCGATCCGAAGTCCCGCCCGCTCCGTCGCCAATGTGGAATTCCATCGCACCGGGGACCACACCAACGACGTGGCGCGCCGCATCGTGGCCGTACTGGAACGGCGAGGCATCCGGGCCATGAACCCGGCCATGGGGTTTCCCATGGAGATGGACCGCTTCCCTGGAAAAATCTGGGTGGTCTCGCACAAGCCGGTCGCCGTGGCAGCCGGACTGGGGCAAATGGGCCTCCACCGAAACGTCATCCATCCCAAGTTCGGCAACTTCATCCTGCTCGGCACCATCGTGCTGGATCGAGCCATCAATCGCTATGACCGGCCCCTCGCCTACAATCCTTGCCTCGAATGCAAACTCTGCGTGACCGCCTGCCCGACCGGCGCGATCGGCGCCGACGGCCGATTCGATTTCTCCGCCTGCTACACGCACAATTATCGGGAATTCATGGGAGGGTTCACCGACTGGGTAGACCAGATCGCTTCCAGCCGCAGCGCGCGGGATTATCGCGCCAGGGTCTCGGATACGGAATCCGCCTCAATGTGGCAAAGCCTGTCTTATGGCGCGAACTACAAGGCCGCCTATTGCCTCGCTGTCTGCCCGGCGGGCGACGACGTGATTGCGCCGTTTCTGCTGGACCGCAAAGGCTTCACGGCCGCGGTTGTCCAACCGCTGACAGAGAAGGTCGAGACCATCTACGTCGTTCCCGGCTCGGATGCCGAGGCCTACGTGCCGGCACACTTCCCCAGGAAGCGCACCAAAACCGTAGGCAATGGACTCCGACCGGGCACGATCGCGGACTTCCTGCGGAGCCTCCCGCTTGTCTTTCAGCGAGGACAGGCCAAACATCTGTCGGCCATCTATCACTTCACGTTCACGGGAGAAGAGCCTTGCCAGGCCACGGTGAGGATTATCGATCAGCGTATTGAGGTACAAGCCGGCCATGTCGGCGCCGGAGATCTGCATATCCGGGCAGACAGCCGAACCTGGCTCGAATTCATTCGCAAGGAGCGGGGTCTGCTCTGGGCGCTGGTGCGCAGGGCCATTCGCTTGTCAGGCTCCCCGCGACTGCTGATGGCATTCGGCCGGTGCGTCCCTTCCTAA
- a CDS encoding pyridoxamine 5'-phosphate oxidase family protein yields MTIRYHQAMFTPAVRETQRIAYGAERHVSPRPGSDRLTEDEAVFISARDSFYLATVNEEGWPYVQHRGGPAGFLRVLDADTLAFADYEGNRQLLTMGHLRRNPRVALILMDYPQQSRLKLIGHARIEPAEAHPDIVAQIPAPEAGATATRVVFVDLVAFDWNCTQHITPRYTVEEIERFAAPLRARIAELEARSAEPPQRVST; encoded by the coding sequence ATGACAATACGGTATCACCAGGCAATGTTTACACCGGCCGTGCGCGAGACCCAACGGATCGCCTACGGGGCTGAACGTCACGTCTCTCCTCGTCCCGGTTCGGACCGTCTCACGGAGGATGAGGCCGTATTCATCAGCGCGCGCGACAGCTTCTACCTCGCCACGGTTAACGAAGAAGGCTGGCCCTATGTGCAGCATCGCGGTGGCCCGGCCGGATTCCTGCGGGTACTCGACGCCGACACCTTGGCCTTTGCAGACTATGAGGGCAATCGACAATTGCTCACGATGGGACATCTTCGCCGCAACCCGCGTGTTGCGCTCATCCTCATGGATTATCCGCAGCAGAGCCGCCTGAAACTGATCGGGCATGCGCGCATCGAACCGGCAGAGGCCCATCCCGACATCGTGGCACAGATCCCGGCGCCTGAGGCCGGAGCGACGGCGACGAGAGTGGTTTTCGTCGACCTCGTCGCCTTCGATTGGAACTGCACCCAGCACATCACGCCTCGCTATACGGTGGAGGAGATCGAACGGTTCGCGGCACCCCTGCGTGCGCGGATCGCGGAACTTGAAGCTCGGTCGGCCGAACCGCCGCAACGAGTCTCAACATGA
- a CDS encoding methyltransferase domain-containing protein, whose translation MPQTADEVIAAQRQDWNRVASGWDKWDALFQQNLTVINHRLVADARLRPGMRVLDLGSGTGYPALLAGQVVGPSGSVMGLDLAESMLSVATRKAAELGLRHVNFRTGDVSTLPFEDGAFDAVISRFCLMFLPDIPKAAKEIARVLAPGGYLAAAVWASPDKNPSIRIPMDILKTLVTLPAPDPQAPGIFRLAKAGDLRSMLAQAGFAPTTDEEFEADTLYASAEEYMGSLMDIAAPLQNLFKTLTTAQRAEAERGILKAAAGYRRGQTIALPISVRLVGGRKPL comes from the coding sequence ATGCCACAGACCGCCGACGAAGTCATTGCCGCACAACGCCAGGATTGGAATCGAGTCGCCTCCGGCTGGGACAAATGGGACGCCCTGTTCCAGCAGAACCTGACCGTGATCAACCACCGGCTGGTGGCGGATGCCCGCCTGCGGCCCGGCATGCGGGTGCTCGATCTGGGGTCAGGCACGGGCTATCCCGCATTGTTGGCAGGCCAAGTGGTCGGCCCGAGCGGGTCAGTGATGGGGCTCGATCTCGCGGAGTCGATGTTGTCGGTCGCCACCCGCAAGGCCGCCGAACTCGGACTCCGCCATGTAAACTTCCGCACCGGCGACGTGTCGACGTTGCCCTTCGAAGACGGCGCCTTCGACGCCGTCATCAGCCGCTTCTGTTTGATGTTCCTGCCGGACATCCCCAAGGCCGCGAAGGAAATCGCCCGAGTGCTGGCACCGGGAGGCTACCTGGCCGCGGCGGTCTGGGCCTCGCCCGACAAGAACCCGTCCATCCGTATTCCCATGGACATTCTGAAAACGTTGGTCACGCTGCCGGCACCGGATCCGCAGGCGCCGGGGATCTTCCGCCTGGCGAAAGCCGGCGATTTGCGTAGCATGCTGGCACAGGCGGGCTTCGCGCCCACCACGGACGAGGAATTCGAAGCCGACACCCTGTATGCCTCAGCTGAAGAATACATGGGGAGCCTGATGGACATCGCCGCCCCGCTGCAGAACCTGTTCAAGACGTTGACGACCGCGCAACGGGCGGAAGCCGAGCGCGGAATTCTTAAGGCCGCGGCAGGCTATCGCCGGGGACAGACCATTGCCCTCCCAATTTCGGTACGACTCGTAGGCGGACGGAAGCCGTTGTAA
- a CDS encoding TfoX/Sxy family protein, which yields MAGDGFKDFVLDQLQDLQGLTCRAMFGGHGLYCLGSFFGIIHRGRLYFKTDEDTRPQYRNRGMGPFRPTLKQTLTSYYEVPVDVLEDAEILSAWAARARDCA from the coding sequence ATGGCCGGCGACGGGTTCAAAGATTTCGTCCTGGATCAACTCCAGGACCTGCAAGGCCTCACCTGCCGTGCGATGTTCGGCGGGCACGGGTTGTATTGCCTGGGCTCGTTCTTCGGCATCATTCACCGCGGCCGGCTGTACTTTAAAACCGACGAAGACACACGGCCTCAGTACCGGAATCGGGGGATGGGACCGTTTCGCCCGACCCTCAAACAGACGCTGACCAGTTACTACGAAGTGCCGGTGGACGTGTTGGAAGATGCGGAAATCCTGTCGGCTTGGGCCGCCAGGGCCAGGGATTGTGCGTGA
- a CDS encoding DUF2784 domain-containing protein has translation MVYRLLADLTVLIHLGFVLFVVAGGLLVWRWPSLAKWHLPAAAWGALVEFTGWICPLTPLEQWLWARGGAQGSEGDFVTTYLLPILYPATLTRTVQLLLGTAVLLVNGTVYVWVWRRWRRR, from the coding sequence ATGGTCTATCGACTTCTGGCCGACTTGACCGTGCTGATCCATCTGGGATTCGTGCTGTTCGTCGTGGCAGGCGGACTGCTCGTGTGGCGATGGCCCAGTCTGGCCAAGTGGCACCTTCCCGCAGCAGCCTGGGGCGCGCTCGTAGAGTTCACCGGATGGATCTGCCCGCTGACACCGCTGGAGCAATGGCTGTGGGCACGGGGCGGGGCACAGGGATCAGAAGGCGACTTCGTGACGACGTATCTGCTGCCGATCCTCTATCCCGCGACGCTCACCAGAACGGTGCAGCTTTTATTGGGGACGGCGGTGCTGCTGGTGAACGGGACGGTTTATGTTTGGGTGTGGCGTCGATGGCGGCGCCGCTGA
- a CDS encoding cupin domain-containing protein has product MTDPRDPREFAESAALYAAGALGDEERRRFEQRIDRASAADRQEAAAFQDVAQELAFAGPMVAPPASLKERLMARIALEPQEREGERDFTFVHSDRLSWQELGGGASMKLLFNDTAGARMTMLVRLAPGGTIAAHRHAQVEEFYVLEGSCIAAGQSLKAGDYHRAEASSLHPMTYSEQGCLALVITSSRNEPAR; this is encoded by the coding sequence ATGACTGATCCGCGTGATCCACGGGAGTTTGCCGAGTCCGCAGCCCTCTATGCGGCGGGTGCCTTGGGTGACGAGGAGCGCCGGCGATTCGAGCAGCGAATCGACCGGGCATCGGCTGCGGACCGTCAGGAGGCCGCTGCGTTTCAGGACGTCGCGCAAGAGCTCGCGTTTGCCGGTCCGATGGTCGCGCCCCCGGCATCGCTCAAAGAACGACTGATGGCGCGCATTGCGCTCGAACCGCAAGAGCGGGAAGGTGAGCGGGACTTTACCTTCGTCCATTCCGATCGGCTGAGCTGGCAGGAACTGGGCGGGGGCGCGTCGATGAAACTCCTGTTCAACGATACTGCCGGTGCCAGGATGACCATGCTGGTACGGCTGGCTCCAGGCGGCACGATCGCAGCCCACCGACATGCGCAGGTCGAGGAGTTCTACGTGTTGGAAGGCAGTTGCATCGCCGCCGGACAATCGCTCAAGGCCGGAGATTACCATCGGGCTGAGGCCTCCAGCCTGCATCCGATGACCTACAGCGAACAGGGATGTCTGGCGCTGGTCATTACTTCTTCGCGCAATGAACCGGCGCGGTAG
- a CDS encoding sigma-70 family RNA polymerase sigma factor, with protein sequence MLDMMAMAATHVPTQEQHWGMLIARIASGDQSALAELYDASSAQVFGLALRVLAERTAAEDVTLEVYTQVWRQAGSYDPARGTPGSWLMTVARTRAIDRFRAGYLERGAQAPLESAADLPGMGETPEQYAAGVERQRLVREALTALTSEQREAVSLAYYWGLSQSEIADRLQIPLGTVKTRVRLGMMKLREVLAPHEEGLRP encoded by the coding sequence ATGCTCGACATGATGGCCATGGCCGCGACTCACGTACCGACACAGGAACAGCATTGGGGAATGCTGATCGCCCGGATCGCATCCGGCGACCAGTCCGCGCTCGCCGAGCTGTATGATGCCAGTAGCGCGCAGGTGTTCGGCCTGGCATTGAGAGTGCTCGCCGAACGGACTGCGGCCGAGGACGTGACGCTCGAAGTCTATACGCAGGTATGGCGGCAGGCGGGCAGCTACGATCCCGCACGAGGCACGCCGGGCAGTTGGCTCATGACCGTGGCACGGACGAGGGCGATCGATCGGTTTCGCGCCGGATATTTGGAGCGGGGCGCGCAGGCGCCGTTAGAGTCTGCCGCCGATCTTCCCGGGATGGGGGAGACGCCGGAGCAATATGCGGCTGGAGTCGAACGTCAGCGGCTGGTGCGGGAGGCGCTGACCGCACTCACGTCCGAGCAGCGCGAGGCGGTGTCGTTGGCGTATTATTGGGGATTGAGTCAAAGTGAAATCGCCGATCGCCTGCAGATTCCGCTCGGGACGGTGAAGACGCGCGTGCGACTGGGGATGATGAAACTTCGCGAAGTGCTGGCGCCGCACGAGGAGGGACTGCGGCCATGA
- a CDS encoding group 1 truncated hemoglobin, protein MIRRLVSFTLVAGFASMLAACSTTGSTGSAGSAPMATDKPLYERLGGKPAITAVVDEFVARVAADTRINGKFANANIPRLKSMLVDQICQASGGPCTYTGRDMKSTHAGMGISSGDFDALVGDLVATLNKFKVPEREKNELLGALGPMKGDIVEKPMASMQ, encoded by the coding sequence ATGATCAGACGTCTCGTATCATTCACTCTCGTCGCCGGATTCGCCTCAATGTTGGCCGCTTGCAGCACGACCGGTTCGACCGGTTCCGCCGGCAGCGCACCGATGGCAACGGACAAACCTCTTTACGAGAGACTCGGCGGAAAGCCTGCGATCACTGCCGTGGTGGATGAGTTCGTCGCACGCGTAGCGGCGGATACCCGCATCAACGGCAAGTTTGCCAATGCCAACATTCCCCGCTTGAAGAGCATGTTGGTGGATCAAATTTGCCAAGCCTCCGGGGGCCCTTGCACCTACACCGGCCGCGACATGAAGAGCACCCACGCCGGCATGGGCATCAGCAGCGGCGACTTCGATGCCCTGGTCGGCGACCTGGTCGCCACCTTGAACAAGTTCAAGGTGCCGGAACGGGAAAAGAACGAACTGCTGGGCGCGTTGGGTCCGATGAAGGGGGACATCGTCGAGAAGCCGATGGCCTCAATGCAATAG
- a CDS encoding RHS repeat protein: MTEYAYDGNGNLLTVKDAKNQVTTFAYDSRNRLLSTTDPLGKVETYEYDGNDNLTKRVTPKLDQIVFAYDAVNQLLSKTLPGSLVTSYTYDSVGNVTTVTDPDSVLAMTYDQANRLLTTSTAGSSNQPAVTLTYTYDVNGNRLTLNDGTAAQSYGYDVLNRLSSLSSPVGNVGWTYDALSRRTAMTLPNGTRTTYTYDPASQVTNILHQLTATSAQINKADYVYNNVGNRTSLTDRRGSQNFGYDVLDRLTTASHPLLLNSQNFAYDPVGNRTTNSSSHNAANQLTADAQFTYQYDDNGNLTRKTSLATSNFTVYTYDTENRLTQVQEFASGNPTPVTTSSYRYDGLGRRIEKIGNGQTRRYVYDGEDILLEYDGTNVLQARYTHGPGIDEPIAVTKAGSTFFYHQDGLGTVTELTDNAGTVAKAYAYDAYGNILESPGTVEQPYTYTGREFDTESSLYHARARFYDFVAGRFFQKDSRGLSRGEWNLYQYVLDNPANLDDPLGEFPRRPHRPIRPINDTIGPAYACVTRVRDDVWIQAGSQGWRNNDKRVHCVVSCEVGKQCGTAAGFSAGVAREAYQLTLKGYIFDPAQRRDSVLDEQANIFGLACPLAQDCYQRCITRY, translated from the coding sequence GTGACCGAATACGCCTACGACGGCAATGGGAATTTGCTGACCGTCAAGGATGCCAAGAACCAGGTCACGACCTTTGCCTACGACAGCCGGAACCGGTTGCTCTCGACGACCGATCCGCTCGGAAAAGTAGAAACGTATGAGTATGACGGCAACGACAATCTCACCAAGCGGGTCACTCCGAAACTGGATCAGATCGTCTTTGCCTATGACGCCGTGAATCAGTTGCTCTCGAAGACCCTGCCGGGCAGTCTCGTCACGAGCTACACGTACGACAGCGTGGGCAATGTGACCACTGTGACCGATCCCGATAGCGTGCTCGCGATGACCTATGATCAGGCGAACCGGCTGTTGACCACCAGCACGGCGGGATCGAGCAACCAGCCCGCCGTGACGCTGACGTACACGTACGATGTAAACGGGAACAGACTGACCCTCAACGATGGAACCGCCGCACAATCGTATGGGTACGACGTGCTGAACCGACTGAGCAGCTTATCCAGCCCAGTTGGGAACGTGGGCTGGACTTACGATGCGTTGAGTCGCAGAACGGCCATGACACTGCCGAATGGGACGCGCACAACCTACACGTATGATCCCGCGTCCCAGGTCACCAATATCCTGCATCAATTGACAGCGACGAGTGCGCAGATCAACAAGGCTGATTACGTTTACAATAACGTGGGCAATCGGACGAGTCTCACTGATCGCAGAGGAAGTCAGAACTTCGGCTACGACGTTCTTGATCGGCTGACGACAGCCAGCCATCCGCTGTTGCTGAACTCGCAGAATTTCGCGTACGATCCAGTCGGGAATAGGACGACCAATAGCAGCAGTCACAACGCGGCCAATCAACTCACTGCCGATGCCCAGTTCACCTATCAGTATGACGATAACGGGAACCTGACCCGGAAAACTTCTCTCGCCACGAGCAACTTCACCGTCTACACGTACGATACCGAGAATCGGCTGACACAAGTGCAGGAATTTGCATCTGGCAATCCCACGCCGGTGACCACCTCCAGTTATCGGTACGATGGGTTGGGAAGGCGGATCGAAAAGATTGGGAACGGCCAGACCCGTCGGTATGTCTATGATGGCGAAGATATCCTCTTGGAATATGATGGAACGAATGTGTTGCAAGCCCGGTACACGCACGGCCCGGGCATTGATGAGCCAATTGCCGTCACCAAAGCGGGGAGCACCTTCTTCTATCACCAAGATGGATTAGGGACGGTGACCGAACTGACCGACAATGCAGGGACTGTTGCCAAAGCGTATGCTTACGACGCCTACGGCAACATTCTGGAATCCCCGGGAACAGTGGAGCAGCCATATACGTACACGGGGCGTGAATTTGACACGGAAAGCAGCCTTTACCATGCACGGGCTAGATTCTACGACTTTGTGGCTGGGCGATTCTTTCAGAAGGATTCGCGCGGCCTCAGTCGTGGCGAATGGAATCTCTATCAATATGTGTTGGATAACCCTGCTAACTTAGACGATCCATTAGGCGAATTCCCGCGAAGACCGCATCGTCCAATCCGCCCAATAAACGATACAATAGGGCCAGCCTATGCCTGCGTCACACGCGTTCGGGATGACGTTTGGATCCAGGCTGGTAGCCAAGGATGGCGGAATAACGATAAACGAGTTCACTGTGTAGTTTCTTGTGAGGTCGGTAAGCAATGTGGCACGGCTGCAGGATTCTCAGCAGGAGTTGCGAGGGAAGCTTATCAATTGACTTTGAAGGGGTACATTTTTGACCCTGCACAGCGTCGAGATTCTGTGCTCGATGAGCAAGCCAACATCTTTGGATTGGCATGTCCTTTGGCACAAGATTGCTATCAACGATGCATTACAAGGTATTAG
- a CDS encoding IS3 family transposase (programmed frameshift): MPRLRHTVEQILAKLREAEVALSKGQAVAQVCRGLSITEQTYYRWRNEYGGLKVDQARRLKELERENSRLKRAVAELTVDKLILKEAGRGTLLSPARRRQTVAHCCVTLGLAERRVCRTLGQARSTQRYQREPPDDEAPLTTAIIQLASQYGRYGYRQITGLLRNEGWRVNHKRVERIWRREGLKVPKKQPPRRRLWLTDGSCIRLRAEHPNHVWAYDFMATRTEDGRPVKLLTIVDEYTRECVAIDVGRRLRSDDVLFRLAELFVQRGVPQHIRSDNGPEFAAKAVRQGLARVGVRTLFITPGSPWENGYIESFNGKLRDELLDRELFDTLWEVKVLVERWRQTYNRIRPHSALGYRPPAPEAIAPCCA, from the exons ATGCCACGTCTCCGTCACACCGTCGAACAGATTCTTGCCAAGCTGCGTGAAGCCGAAGTCGCGCTGAGTAAGGGCCAAGCGGTGGCACAGGTCTGTCGCGGGCTCAGCATTACGGAACAAACCTACTATCGCTGGCGTAACGAATACGGGGGGCTGAAGGTGGATCAGGCCAGACGCCTGAAGGAACTGGAACGCGAAAACAGTCGGTTGAAACGCGCGGTGGCCGAACTCACGGTCGATAAACTAATTCTGAAGGAGGCGG GCCGAGGGACACTTCTAAGCCCAGCGCGCCGACGGCAGACGGTGGCGCACTGCTGTGTGACGCTGGGCCTTGCAGAGCGCCGGGTATGTCGGACCTTAGGACAAGCGCGATCTACACAGCGCTATCAGCGAGAGCCGCCCGATGATGAAGCGCCGTTGACGACCGCCATCATTCAGTTGGCCAGCCAGTATGGCCGCTACGGCTATCGGCAGATCACCGGCCTGCTGCGGAACGAGGGCTGGCGCGTGAATCACAAGCGCGTGGAGCGGATCTGGCGGCGCGAGGGCCTGAAGGTCCCGAAGAAGCAGCCGCCGCGTCGGCGGCTCTGGTTGACGGATGGCTCGTGCATCCGGCTTCGAGCGGAGCATCCGAACCATGTGTGGGCGTATGATTTCATGGCCACCCGCACCGAAGATGGGCGTCCGGTGAAGCTGCTAACCATCGTGGATGAATACACGCGTGAGTGTGTGGCCATTGATGTGGGCCGACGGCTTCGATCGGATGATGTGTTATTCCGGCTTGCAGAATTGTTTGTGCAACGCGGCGTGCCACAGCACATTCGTTCGGATAACGGCCCGGAGTTCGCGGCGAAGGCCGTGCGGCAGGGGCTGGCCCGAGTTGGTGTCCGCACGTTGTTTATCACGCCGGGCAGCCCTTGGGAAAACGGCTATATCGAGAGTTTCAATGGGAAGTTACGAGATGAACTGCTGGATCGGGAACTGTTTGATACACTCTGGGAGGTGAAGGTGCTCGTGGAGCGCTGGCGGCAAACCTACAACCGGATACGGCCCCACAGTGCGCTAGGCTATCGCCCGCCGGCACCGGAAGCAATCGCGCCGTGTTGTGCGTGA
- a CDS encoding Crp/Fnr family transcriptional regulator — MERLPSMPNKLWFLKHIRLFDGISPSAMHEMEKITRMEEVRKRQPLYLPGDPSSSVYLLKRGRVKIANTAANGKEITFEIIEAGEVFGELDVLQDTPRSTSAEALDDALLCVIPRKEFDQYLAMHPNVTIKLTKLIGLRLKKIQSRVEDLVFRDVPARLAHLLSELGRNEGAPDPQGVRLKVKLTHQEMANLIGCSRETVSATLGRFREERLIHMDGRTVVILRPDALVRLAS; from the coding sequence ATGGAGCGGTTGCCATCCATGCCGAATAAACTGTGGTTTCTGAAACATATTCGTTTGTTTGACGGGATCTCTCCCTCAGCCATGCACGAGATGGAGAAGATTACCCGCATGGAAGAAGTCAGAAAACGGCAGCCGCTGTATCTTCCAGGCGATCCAAGCAGCAGCGTATATCTGCTCAAGCGCGGCCGGGTCAAAATCGCCAATACGGCGGCAAATGGAAAGGAAATCACCTTCGAAATCATCGAGGCAGGCGAAGTCTTTGGGGAACTCGACGTGCTGCAGGATACTCCCAGGTCCACCTCAGCGGAGGCTCTCGACGATGCATTGCTTTGCGTGATCCCTCGCAAGGAGTTCGACCAGTACTTAGCCATGCACCCAAATGTGACCATCAAACTGACGAAGCTGATCGGACTGAGGCTGAAGAAGATCCAGAGTCGTGTGGAGGACCTGGTGTTCCGCGACGTGCCGGCTCGGCTGGCGCATCTGCTCTCGGAATTGGGCAGAAACGAAGGCGCTCCGGACCCGCAAGGTGTGCGTCTCAAGGTGAAGCTGACCCATCAAGAAATGGCCAATCTTATCGGCTGTAGTCGCGAAACGGTGAGTGCGACGTTAGGGCGGTTCAGGGAAGAGAGGCTGATCCATATGGATGGTCGCACTGTCGTCATTCTCCGGCCGGACGCGCTGGTTCGACTTGCCTCTTAA
- a CDS encoding DoxX family protein, which yields MTTHDGFFSRAVKRVALLHGRLSLGLESLLPFFDLSVRLYLAQIFWKGGMVKLSSWMSTVMLFTMVYDVPVLPPEIAAYLATAVELGGSFLLAIGLAGRWAALSLFGLNIVAVTSYGQLSAAALQEAFYWGILFLYLVLHGPGRLSADGLLQMLYRRRQRSANVADGLILAQAPQRARAD from the coding sequence ATGACAACACACGATGGATTCTTTTCGCGCGCAGTCAAGCGTGTCGCGCTCCTGCACGGTCGATTGAGCTTGGGACTGGAATCTTTGTTGCCGTTCTTCGACCTATCGGTCCGTCTCTACTTGGCGCAAATTTTTTGGAAGGGAGGCATGGTCAAGTTATCCAGTTGGATGTCCACCGTCATGCTCTTCACGATGGTCTACGATGTGCCGGTCCTGCCGCCGGAGATTGCAGCCTACCTGGCCACCGCCGTTGAATTGGGCGGTTCGTTCCTGCTGGCGATCGGCCTCGCCGGACGATGGGCGGCGCTCTCGTTGTTCGGCCTGAACATTGTGGCGGTGACATCCTACGGCCAACTATCAGCGGCCGCGCTCCAAGAGGCGTTTTATTGGGGAATTCTGTTCTTGTATTTGGTTCTGCACGGTCCGGGACGGTTGTCGGCGGATGGTCTTCTGCAGATGCTCTATCGGAGACGGCAAAGAAGCGCCAATGTCGCGGATGGACTCATCCTGGCACAAGCTCCACAGAGGGCAAGGGCGGATTGA